The Enterobacteriaceae endosymbiont of Plateumaris sericea sequence AATAAATAAGGAAATATATACATGTATGCTATTTTTAATAATGGTGGAAAACAATATAAAGTTATAGAAGGACAAATTATAAAATTAGAAAAAATTAAAGGTAATATAGGAGAAGAAATAAAATTTAATAAAATATTACTAATACATAATAAAAATAATTTTAAAATAGGACAACCATTAGTTACAGGAGCGTCAATAAAAGCTAAATTAATTTCTCATAAACGAGATAAAAAAATTAAAATAATTAAATTTCATAGAAGAAAACATTTTTGTAAAATACAAGGACATCGTCAA is a genomic window containing:
- the rplU gene encoding 50S ribosomal protein L21 → MYAIFNNGGKQYKVIEGQIIKLEKIKGNIGEEIKFNKILLIHNKNNFKIGQPLVTGASIKAKLISHKRDKKIKIIKFHRRKHFCKIQGHRQFITTIKIIKIQI